TTCCTGCTCCAGGGTTTCCGCAGCCTTCAAAGCATACGTCACGGTTAAACCGTAGGTGATGATGGACAAATCTTTTCCTGTCCGTTTGAGATCGGCCTTGCCAATAGGAATTAGATATCGTTCCTCAGGCACTTCCCCTTTTAGCGAGCGGTAGGCAGCCTTGTGCTCAAAATAGAGAACGGGATCTTCATCTTCAATAGCCGCCGCCAGCAAACCTTTGGCATCATAGGGAGTGCTAGGGATAACCACTTTGAGGCCCGGCACATGCGCAAAAAATGCTTCGACACTCTGCGAATGGTATAAGGCGCCGTGCACTCCGCCTCCAAAAGGCGCACGAATCACCATGGGCACTCCAAAGGCTCCATTCGAGCGGTACCGGATACGTGCTGCTTCCTGAATAATTTGGTTCATGGCAGGAAAAATAAAGTCAGCAAACTGAATTTCAGGGATAGGTCTCAACCCGTTGACTGCGGCGCCAATAGCGGTTCCTACGATAGCCGCCTCCGCCAGCGGGGAGTCGATGACCCTCTCTTCTCCAAATTCTTTTTGCAATCCTTCGGTAACACGAAACACGCCACCCCGTACACCCACATCTTCTCCATAAATGATAATGCGGCTATCCCGACGCATTTCTTGTCGTAACGTTTCCCGGATTGCTTCTAAATAACTCATCACGGCCATTGTGACTCCCGGCATCATGAACCCATTTCCCTATTTCGCCGGGGCTACCCTCCTTCTGGTGATTGCTCATATGAGCATCCAAGGGAAATGAGTGAAAATTTATTCGGCGTAAACATACCGTCCTAATGTACTGGGATCGGGTAATGGAGCCTTCTCGGCAAAATCCGTGGCATCATTGACCTCGTCCTTAATCCGTTGCTGCATGGCTTTGAGTTCATCTGGCGTCATAATCTTTTCATCCAGCAACCGTTTTTCAAAAGTAATAACGGGATCTCGCTTCTTCCATTCCGCCACTTCTTCCCGGGATCTATAAGCCCGGTCGTCATCATCACTCGAATGCGGAACAAAGCGGTAAGTTTTGGCCTCAATTAACGTCGGCCCTTCACCGCGTCGTGCCCGTTCCACGGCTTCAGCAGTCACTTCATAGACCTTGACCGGGTCATTGCCATCGACGATGACCCCCGGCATGCCATAGCCTTGGGCCCGGGCAGCCACATCCATAATGGCCATTTGCTTCCGTGCCGGGACCGAAATGGCATATCCATTATTTTCGTTGAGAAAAATGACAGGAAGTTTGTGAACTGCCGCAAAATTCAACGCTTCATGGAATTCACCTTGACTCGTTGAGCCTTCCCCAAAGGAAGCCATTGCCACCCGACCATCTTTGAGAATTTTCGAAGCCAGTGCCAGACCCGTCGCATGCACATCCTGGGTTGCCACCACAGACCCAGTCGTAAAAATGTGCCGCCGTTTGAGTCCCCAGTGGGCAGGCATCTGCCGTCCTCCGGAATTGGGATCATCAGCGCGTCCCAACAAGTGCAACATGACTTCACGCGGCGTCTCCCCATAAGCTAAGACCATTGCTAAATCCCGGTAATAGGGAACAATCCAGTCTTCGCCGCGGTTTAAAGCCATCACCGACCCGACTTGGGCGGCTTCATGGCCATTGGCCGAGTATACTACTGGCGCCCGGCCTTGGCGGTTTAAAATCCACATCCGATCATCCAAGGCCCGTGATAACGCCATATAATAATACATTTCCTTCAACAGTTCGGGAGTTAAATTAATACTAGCCACAACTTCCCCACTCCTTTCGCAATCCCCGCCAGATTTTATCCTTATTTAGGATGACGGCGGTGAAAAATAGACATGATCCATCAAGGTCTTGGGATCAGGATCTTCCGCATTTAACGCGTAATCCGTGGCATCATCCACGATTTGGCGCACCTGGTGAAGAAGCTCCTGTTCTTGCTGATCATCCCACTGCCCTTGATTAGTGAGCCATTGCCGAAAAACCACCAGGGGATCATCAGCTTTTTCCCGGGCTAATTCCCCTTCAGGACGGTACGTCTTGTCGTCGTCGTCACTGGAATGCGGAGTATAACGGTGTGTTTTGGCCTCAATAAGTGTCGGCCCTTCCCCAAGAAGTGCTCTTTCGCGCGCAGCCAACGTCGCTTCATAGACCGCGAGGGGATCCGACCCTTGAACCACCACTCCTGGAATCCCATATCCTTGCGCCTTATCGGCCACATTTAATACCGCCATTTGATGGGCTTGGGGCACCGATATGGCATATCCATTGTTTTCTACCACGACAATCAACGGCAATTTGTGCACCGCAGCAAAATTTAAGGCTTCGTGAAATTCACCCTGACTCGTTGAGCCTTCACCCAAAAACACCGCGGCAATGCCGGGTTGGTGGCGTAATTTAATCGCCAAGGCCAGGCCTGCAGCGTGAGTCACCTGTGTTGTAACCGGTGACGATCCTGTAAAAATCCGCTTGGCCCGGTGACCATAATGGGCAGGCATTTGGCGGCCCCCCGAGCTCGGGTCGTCCTTTTTCGCCAAAAGCCCTAACATGACTTCCCTGGGCGTCATGCCGAAAGCCAACACCACACCTAAATCGCGATAATATGGTGCAATCCAATCCACCGATGGATCTAATGCCATTGCCACACCAGCTTGTGCGCCTTCTTGTCCTTGGCAAGAAATCACAAACGGCGCCTTCCCTTGACGATTCAAAATCCACATGCGTTCGTCAAGCTTCCGACTTAGTACCATGTAATAGTACATGGTCTTTAATTTTTGCCAGTCAATGTGGAGCCCAGAGAGTGTTTCTCTCTGCGCCATGACGTCTGCCTCCCTCCCAAACCGCACGCGTCCATCGTTGTTTATTAGATATGAATGGCCATGCCATCCACTGCCAAAGCCGCTTCATGAAGCACTTCCGAAACGGTCGGATGAGCATGTACGCTTTCAGCCACTTCCCATGCTGTCGCTTCCAAAAACTTGGCCAGGGCCATCTCATTAATGAGGTCCGACGCGTGAGGACCCACGATATGTGCTCCAAGCAGCGCATCCGTTTTTTTGTCAGCGACTAATTTTACCATGCCATCGGCCTCTCCCAAAATCAGGGATTTGCCATTGGCGCGAAATGGGAATATGCCCACTTTCACTTCATAACCTTGCGTCCTGGCTTCTTGCTCACTGAGGCCCACGGATGCGACTTCGGGACGGGAATAAGTGACCCGCGGAACCCGGTGTGGATTGAGCAATTCAGGATTTTTACCGGCAATCGTCTCGACAGCAATCATGCCTTCATGGGCCGCCACGTGCGCTAACAAATATCCTCCAATCACATCGCCGATGGCATAGACGTGGGGGACATTGGTGCGGTAGTGATCATCCACGACAATAAAGCCGCGTTGGATCTCGACACCGACGTCTTCTAATCCCAGATTTTCCGTGACAGCTTTGCGGCCAATAGCCACTAATAGGACATCGCCATCGACTGGGACTCGACTTTGATCGGCTTTTACGACGTCTGCATGAATTTTGTTGTCTTCAATCTTCAATGAAGATGGATCAAAACTTGCAGAGGTGTAAATCTTAATGCCGCGCCGGGTTAACAGCTTGGTTAATTGCTCAGCCACTTCTTCATCATCTTGCGGTAAAATATGCGGTAACATTTCCACAATGGTGACCTGAGAGCCAAAATCATTGTACATGGAAGCAAACTCCACGCCAATAGCGCCCCCGCCTAAAATGACCACCGAGGACGGGATATCGGAACGACTTAACACATCATCCGAGCTTAAAACCCGCTGACCATCAAAAGGTACATTCGGTAATTGGCGCGGAACAGAACCTGTGGCAATGAGAATATCCTTAGCCTCTAAGAGGGTAGTTGTGCCGTCTTGAGCTAACACTTCAACCCGCTGAGCTCCTTTAAGCCGTCCGTAGCCTTCAAATACACTCACTTTGTTCTTTTTCAACAAAAACTGTACGCCCCGGTACAGTTGATCGACGACTTTGTTCTTTCTCGCTACCGCTTTGGGATAATCTAATGCCACGTCTTGAGCTACAAGCCCATAATCGCCCGCATGTTTAAAGGTATGTAGCACTTCTGCCGTGTTCAACAAGGCTTTAGTGGGAATACACCCCTGGTGCAAGCAGGTTCCTCCCACCTTTGCTTTATCAACCAAAGCGGTTTTAAGTCCTAATTGGGCGGCACGAATGGCGGCAACATATCCGCCGGTGCCACCGCCCAATACAATGAGATCAAATTGCGTTTCTGCCATGATGATAGAGGTCCTCCTCATCTTCGTCTGTGTCTTTTGCCCTTAATACCCTAAGGTTTGGCCAATGCCACGAGGATCCGATGCGCCGACCCAATTTCCAGAACGCCGCATAATCACTTGTGCCGATCCGCCCCCGCTTAACGGTCCAAGAACGCGCACATTGTGACCGCGCTTTCGCAAATCGTCGATCACGTGAGGAGCAAAACGTGATTCCAGGGCCACATAGGATTGTTGACTTAGGGTATGGGCATCGGTCGCTGGTCCAATCGTTAGCCTCGGAGCGCTCACCGCCTCATGGGGTAAGGCCTGTGCTTGCAATAAATCGAGTAGAATCATCAAATTCCATTGTGGTTGTCCGTCCCCTCCTGGGGTATTGCCAGCTAGATAGAATTGATCTCCCGAGGTAACAATATAGGTGTTTAAGGTGTGCATAGGCCGTTTCCCTGGAGTTGCTTGATTGGGGTGCCCCACAATCCGGTTAAAGGACCGACCAGCACGATTATTTAAAAAGAAACCGCGTTGGGGCACGAAAACATACGACCCGAAGGACAGAGCCAGACTATGAATAAATGAGACCACGTGTCCCTCGTCGTCCACCGCTAATAAGGAGGTGGTGTCCCCCTCTTTCAGATGGGTGTCAATGGACGAGGCCCGCGATGAGATGCCCGCCCGCCGTTTGTCAATCCACTGTTCCGTTAATAATTGGTACGGATCGAAATGCTGCCAGAGCGGATCTCCAAGGTATTCACGGCGGTCATAAAAAGCCCAGCGGAGGGATTCAATTACCCGGTGAACGTTAGACCCCGTTTGCCGCCAATCCTTGGGAAAATCTGGTCCCAGCATAGCCAGTGCCTCTAACATGACAACTCCTTGCGAGGGCGGCGGTGTCTGATAGATGGTATAAGGTCCGAAAGACAGCGAAAGCGGTTTGGCCGTTTCGGTTTCATGCGTATGAAGATCCCTATAGTCAAGAAAGCCACCGGCTTCTGCGACCGCCTGGACAATGTCATGAGCGATCTCTCCCCGGTAAAAACCATCTCGACCTTGTTCCTGAAGAAGCTGCAAGGTGTTTGCCAACGCGGGCTGCTTCAGTAATTCTCCTTCAGCAAGCGGTTGGCCCTGGGGGAAAAATACGCTTTGACAAGACGGCGCCTCTTCTTGCAACACCGTCATCTCCTGAAGAGATTGCGCTAAGCGGGTATCGACCGGAAACCCCTCTTCCGCCAATCTTTTGGCCGGTTCGATAACCAGCGACCACGGAAGGCGACCCCCATCTTGGTGCAAGCGCCAATATAAATCGAGGGCTCCCGGGACAGAAACCGATGCGCCTTGATGGAGCGGTAACGTGAGCGACTTGGGAAGTTTCGACTCATCATATCCTATGGGCAACCATCCACTCCCTAAATAGGCTGTGATCTCGCGATTAGGAGCTTGATAGAGAACGAATGCTTCCCCTCCGAGTCCCGCCATATCCGGCATTAATACCCCGGTAGCAAAGGCCATGGCAATGGCCGCATCCACTGCATTACCACCTTGATGCAGCATCTTTAGTCCGGCTTGACTAGCCAAGGGATGCCCTGATGCCACCATAGCATGGGACGCCCACACACTGGCGTTCGGACACTGAGCCTTTACATTCATACTCTCCATCCTTTCAGACTATTAGTAGCCTACCGCTTTGCTCTACCCCTGGCAAGCCTGGTTATTTTACAAAATATTGCCCCCATTCTGGTATTTTAACAGCGCCAGGTATAGGCATTAAAGTGCAAATGATGGGGCGTTAACACTTTAAACGGTTCCGCGCGTTTGGCTCCAATCTTTTGCCCATTTTCTTCGGCGTATAATGTCAAATACATCATCAGCTGAGGCCCTAGCGGGGGGCCAAACTGGCTTTCATGAGCCGCCAACGCGGCTAATTTCAGATCAAAGGTCTCGGTAACATCGATATAGGTGTTGGGCCAGGCACTCCCATAAAATGCAATAGCCGGGGAGGATACTGGCGTAACGCTTTGGGCGAAGGCACGGGCAAAAGGCGCCATAATCACGCCCGTGGCCACAGCATGCCCCAAGGTGCGGTGATCAGGATGGGCTTCATAAGGCAACCACGGATCGGGGGCCATCACGAAATCCGGTTGATATTCTCGAATCACTTTCAACACGTCTTGTTGGAGTGCTTTTTCATGATCTCTGAGCAACGTATCGGGATACTCCCAAAAAATAATAGGGCCATCCCCCAAGATTTGCAAAGCGTGCCGCTGTTCTTGCTGGCGTAACCGTGTTAGCTCACCGGCTGCCATCTGGGGATCGTCACTGCCTGCATCTCCCTTCGTAGCAATGACGTAAATCACTTCACATCCTTGCCGTCTTAGGCGCGCAATGGTGGCACCTGCCCCCACCTCGTTGTCATCGGGGTGGGGAGCAAAAGCCACCAGTCTTTTTGCCTGCAACAAATCGGGAATGGGCAGTAACGAGGATAAATCCATAATCTACCCGCCTTTCTGAACATCGAAATGACTGGGGTTTGCACTCTCAGCAGATTTTTTCGTCCACCGATTTTGATCCCGCGTTTGAAATTTGGTCATGACGGCTTGAAAAACGTCCGTTAAATCCAGGTGCAGGGAATTGGCGAAGGACACCAAAACAAACAGCATGTCCCCCAGTTCCATAGCAATGGATCCATCGGGCTCTGAGGCCTTTTTTGGTTTTTCTCCATAAACATGGTTCACTTCACGTGCAAGCTCACCTAATTCTTCGGCCAAGCGCAAAATCATCGTCGAGGGTGAGAAATATCCTTCTTCAAACTGGCTTATCCAGGCATCAACTTGTTGCTGCATCTCTTGGATTGTCATGGCGCCATCTCACTCGTGCGCTCGCTGCACAAAGTCTTTAGGAAAGGCGCGGTCGTATTCAGGAGGCACTTGAATCGTTCCCCCTAGGGCTTGCGCTGCGAAATTGGCCCAATAAGGATTGCGCAACATTCCCCGCGCAATCGCAATCAAGTCGGCTTGCTGTTGCTCCAACACAAATTCGGCGAGTTCAGGCGTTTCCAACATGCCGACCGCAATCACCGGCACATTGAGATGCTCACGTAATGTGGCGGCATAGGGAACTTGGTACCCCGGATACATCTTGGGCACAACGGAAGCATTTCCGCCAGAAGAAATATCAAACATATCGACACCATGATCGCGGTAAACCTGAGCCATTTTTTCAAGCGCCAGGAAATCATAGCCCCCATCAACATACTCGGTCGCTGACAGTCGCATGATCAGAGGCATACCGTGAGGTATGTGACTTTTGACCGATTCAATCACCTCTACACCAAAACGGGTCGGTTCTCCATAAACATCGCTACGACGATTGGATAAGGGCGACATAAACTGGTGAATCAAATACCCATGCGCTCCATGAATTTCGATGGTATCGACCCCCGCTTTAACCGCACGCTTGGCAGCAAGCCCAAAGTTGTCGATCAAGCGGTGAATCTCATCGATGCTCAAAGCCTGGGGAACCCGGTAACGTTCTGAAAACGCAATGGCTGACGGGGCCACGGGCTTTAAACTGGGCGATTCCGTTTTGCGGCCAGCATGCGCAATTTGTATCCCAATTTTGGCACCATAACGATGAACCTGGTCAATAATCCGGCGAAATGCCGGAATTTGATCATCAGACCACAACCCTAAATCTCTTACGGTAATACGGCCATTAGGATCAACATCGGTCATTTCCATCATAATGAGACCCGTGCCCCCGACAGCGCGCGATATGTAATGAACATAATGCCACTCATTGGGCTTGCCATCTTCATCCCATACAGAGTACTGACACATGGGCGACATCATAATCCGGTTTTTTAACGTTAAATCTTTGAGGGTAAACGGTTCAAACAATTTAGCCATTTGATCTGCCTGCCTTTCTCGCTACGATGTGTTTGATCCCCAATTTTTGTCGTCAGGCCTAGCCCTTTGGACGGACTTGTCATCTTACATCAAACTTTGTGATAGGGATGATGATGAATTATGCTAAAGGCCCGGTAAATCTGTTCGACCGTAATTAACTGAGCCAGAGCATGAGGTAATGTCAAAGGTGAAAGAGACCATCGCCAATTAGCTCGCTCACGCACCCGCGGAGAGACCCCAAGGCTGCCACCGATCACAAAAACAACCGCAAAACTTTGTTCCTGATAGCGGGCTAATTGCCGGCTCAAGGCTTCAGATGTCACTTGTTGACCTTCAATATCCAAAAGAATAACAAAGTCGGTGGGGTCCAGATGTTTAGTAATCGCTTTGGCTTCGCGTTCTAGCGTTTCGCTTTCCTGACCACTTTTATAGCCAATTTCTGGCGCCACCACCCAATCAAGCGGCTGCCATGATCCAAGACGCATCCGGTATTCATCAATCATCTGGGATATCGCACGGTCTTTAGGCCGGCCCACCGTTAAAAGGCGCCAATGTTGTGCCATCACTCGCTGCCTTTCCTTGAAATAGACGAAATAAACTCCCCGCCAATATTAGTGTACCGATTTTCTCAAACAAGAACCAGATACCTCGATTTGGCTTGTACTATTGCAGGCTTTGGGGAAATAAATATGAAGTACGTGGGAAGCCAGGGACTACATGGGAGATCCAGCAGACTCTTTAATGGCAAAGACAAAGGCAGCGCTCCTATCATGGCAAAAGTTTGCTTCCCTTTTTTAGAACAAAATATAGGAAAGACGGAGAGACAGAAAGAAGGAATGTGTGATGCATGATGATAATCCGATTGAAAACCGGCAAACCGCAGCCCATGCGTTATTTTTCGCACTAGCCACCACGTTTGGCGGGGGCGCAGCCCTGCATTTAATCCGCGCGGCTTTATGGCACAAATCTCTTCCCCTCTCCGAGGTGATTACCTTTGTCTTGACTGCTTTAGCTAGCATTTTATTGTTATCGGTGATTTGGTCCGGTCGTCCCGAAAGGACATGGTCACTTAATCGCCACATTCTGTGGATTTCGGTGTTGGCAGTGGCAACAACGATTTTTGCCACCACAATCTGGCCCGTATTCTGGCACTGGGCCTTCCCTTCTCGTTATTAAGTACGTCAAGGTAATCTCGCTTCTTCCTCATCCTCCTTCCACGGTAACCATCCATTCGTTGCTCCAAGACCTTTGGGCATGATCAGAATCCTCTCGCCCGGCTCTTTCCCCTGGCGAATGTCATGAAAATCCTGGTCCTTTTTTAACAAGACGTTAACATAGGATTAACATCTCGTTCATACAATCTTCCCACTGTCTTAACCTCTATGCCACATACTAATCATGTCACATTTGTGTAAAAAGGATAGCTAACTCGCCAGGGAGGTTTTTATGTCCACGAAAACTGTTAGTGAAACTCTCAATGAGGCACCGCTCAATTTATTTCATTTACGCGCTGTTCTTACCGCTGGTATGGGCTTTTTTACTGATGCCTATGACCTGTTCATTATTGGGGCGGCTCTCATTCTGATTAAAGGACAATGGCATCCATCGGCCACCATGACGGGTCTTCTCGGATCTACCGCTCTGATCGCAGCTTTTGTTGGCGCCTTTGTTTTTGGTCGCTTAGCAGACGTCTTCGGTCGGAAAAGTATTTATGGATTGGAAGCAGGATTAATGGCATTAGGGGCAATTCTCTCGGCATTCTCTCCCAATATTTTTTGGCTTATTGTGTTTCGCTTCATTATGGGTATTGGTATTGGAGGCGATTATCCGGTATCGGCCGTCTTAATGAGTGAATATGCCAATGCCAAAGACCGGGGTAAACTGGTCAGTTTAGTCTTCTCCATGCAAGCCTTAGGACTCATTGCGGGTCCCATCGTCGCTTTGACTTTACTCGCTTCGGGAATTCAAGCCGATATTGCTTGGCGGTTGATGTTAGGTTTAGGTGCCGTGCCCGCCTTAGCAGTGATTATTTTACGCCGACGCATGCCGGAATCTCCTCGGTATGTGGCCCAAGTCAAAGGCAAAACCAAAGAGGCTGTCATCAGTCTCAAAGGCTACGCGGGTCAGGAAGCTCAAGCCATCGATGAGGTTAATCCTCGTCAAAAACTCAGTTTGGGACAAATGTTGTCGCAAGGTCGCTATTGGTTACTTCTTCTCGGCACCGCCGGCAGTTGGGCTGTTTTCGACTATGCATACTATGGCAATTCCATTTCCTTGCCCTTAGTGCTGAAAATGGTAGCTCCCCATAGTTCTGCCATGACATCGATTGCCTGGTCCTTAATTATCTTTGCTGTCGCCGCAGTGCCCGGTTATATTTTAGCCTTCTTGACCATCGACTCGATCGGTCACAAAAAATTACAGTGGATCGGCTTTTTGGTTATGGGATTGTCCTTTGCCACCTTAGGTCTAGTCCCGAATATTACCCACGATGTGCTACCCTTCCTTCTCATCTTTGGGTTAAGCTACTTCTTCGCAGAATTTGGTCCCAACACCACCACTTTCGTCATGGCTAGTGAGGTCTATCCCACCAGTGTCAGAACCACAGGTCACGGGATCTCCGCGGGACTGGCCAAGGTGGGAGCCTTTATCGGTGTGTTTATCTTCCCGGTTATGAGCAAAGCCTTAGGACTCAATGGTACCCTTCTCATTACCGCGGGTTTCTCGATGTTGGGTATCCTTCTCACCATGCTCTTACCAGAACCCAGCCGCCAAACTCTTGAGGAAATCAGCAGTCCCCAGCCGCCTATTCTCTCGAAACGCGCATAAGTTCCAACCGGATTTAAACAAGGCTTTCATATTCATCGCAAAACCCCTGAAAGCACGAATGCTTCCCGTGCATTTCAGGGGTTTGATGTTCTGCCCCGTTCCTGATCACAGCAGCCGATT
The Sulfobacillus thermosulfidooxidans DNA segment above includes these coding regions:
- a CDS encoding NADH:flavin oxidoreductase/NADH oxidase; its protein translation is MAKLFEPFTLKDLTLKNRIMMSPMCQYSVWDEDGKPNEWHYVHYISRAVGGTGLIMMEMTDVDPNGRITVRDLGLWSDDQIPAFRRIIDQVHRYGAKIGIQIAHAGRKTESPSLKPVAPSAIAFSERYRVPQALSIDEIHRLIDNFGLAAKRAVKAGVDTIEIHGAHGYLIHQFMSPLSNRRSDVYGEPTRFGVEVIESVKSHIPHGMPLIMRLSATEYVDGGYDFLALEKMAQVYRDHGVDMFDISSGGNASVVPKMYPGYQVPYAATLREHLNVPVIAVGMLETPELAEFVLEQQQADLIAIARGMLRNPYWANFAAQALGGTIQVPPEYDRAFPKDFVQRAHE
- a CDS encoding 23S rRNA (pseudouridine(1915)-N(3))-methyltransferase RlmH; this encodes MAQHWRLLTVGRPKDRAISQMIDEYRMRLGSWQPLDWVVAPEIGYKSGQESETLEREAKAITKHLDPTDFVILLDIEGQQVTSEALSRQLARYQEQSFAVVFVIGGSLGVSPRVRERANWRWSLSPLTLPHALAQLITVEQIYRAFSIIHHHPYHKV
- a CDS encoding PIG-L deacetylase family protein, coding for MDLSSLLPIPDLLQAKRLVAFAPHPDDNEVGAGATIARLRRQGCEVIYVIATKGDAGSDDPQMAAGELTRLRQQEQRHALQILGDGPIIFWEYPDTLLRDHEKALQQDVLKVIREYQPDFVMAPDPWLPYEAHPDHRTLGHAVATGVIMAPFARAFAQSVTPVSSPAIAFYGSAWPNTYIDVTETFDLKLAALAAHESQFGPPLGPQLMMYLTLYAEENGQKIGAKRAEPFKVLTPHHLHFNAYTWRC
- the lpdA gene encoding dihydrolipoyl dehydrogenase → MAETQFDLIVLGGGTGGYVAAIRAAQLGLKTALVDKAKVGGTCLHQGCIPTKALLNTAEVLHTFKHAGDYGLVAQDVALDYPKAVARKNKVVDQLYRGVQFLLKKNKVSVFEGYGRLKGAQRVEVLAQDGTTTLLEAKDILIATGSVPRQLPNVPFDGQRVLSSDDVLSRSDIPSSVVILGGGAIGVEFASMYNDFGSQVTIVEMLPHILPQDDEEVAEQLTKLLTRRGIKIYTSASFDPSSLKIEDNKIHADVVKADQSRVPVDGDVLLVAIGRKAVTENLGLEDVGVEIQRGFIVVDDHYRTNVPHVYAIGDVIGGYLLAHVAAHEGMIAVETIAGKNPELLNPHRVPRVTYSRPEVASVGLSEQEARTQGYEVKVGIFPFRANGKSLILGEADGMVKLVADKKTDALLGAHIVGPHASDLINEMALAKFLEATAWEVAESVHAHPTVSEVLHEAALAVDGMAIHI
- a CDS encoding thiamine pyrophosphate-dependent dehydrogenase E1 component subunit alpha; the encoded protein is MAQRETLSGLHIDWQKLKTMYYYMVLSRKLDERMWILNRQGKAPFVISCQGQEGAQAGVAMALDPSVDWIAPYYRDLGVVLAFGMTPREVMLGLLAKKDDPSSGGRQMPAHYGHRAKRIFTGSSPVTTQVTHAAGLALAIKLRHQPGIAAVFLGEGSTSQGEFHEALNFAAVHKLPLIVVVENNGYAISVPQAHQMAVLNVADKAQGYGIPGVVVQGSDPLAVYEATLAARERALLGEGPTLIEAKTHRYTPHSSDDDDKTYRPEGELAREKADDPLVVFRQWLTNQGQWDDQQEQELLHQVRQIVDDATDYALNAEDPDPKTLMDHVYFSPPSS
- a CDS encoding MFS transporter, encoding MSTKTVSETLNEAPLNLFHLRAVLTAGMGFFTDAYDLFIIGAALILIKGQWHPSATMTGLLGSTALIAAFVGAFVFGRLADVFGRKSIYGLEAGLMALGAILSAFSPNIFWLIVFRFIMGIGIGGDYPVSAVLMSEYANAKDRGKLVSLVFSMQALGLIAGPIVALTLLASGIQADIAWRLMLGLGAVPALAVIILRRRMPESPRYVAQVKGKTKEAVISLKGYAGQEAQAIDEVNPRQKLSLGQMLSQGRYWLLLLGTAGSWAVFDYAYYGNSISLPLVLKMVAPHSSAMTSIAWSLIIFAVAAVPGYILAFLTIDSIGHKKLQWIGFLVMGLSFATLGLVPNITHDVLPFLLIFGLSYFFAEFGPNTTTFVMASEVYPTSVRTTGHGISAGLAKVGAFIGVFIFPVMSKALGLNGTLLITAGFSMLGILLTMLLPEPSRQTLEEISSPQPPILSKRA
- a CDS encoding alpha-ketoacid dehydrogenase subunit beta, which gives rise to MAVMSYLEAIRETLRQEMRRDSRIIIYGEDVGVRGGVFRVTEGLQKEFGEERVIDSPLAEAAIVGTAIGAAVNGLRPIPEIQFADFIFPAMNQIIQEAARIRYRSNGAFGVPMVIRAPFGGGVHGALYHSQSVEAFFAHVPGLKVVIPSTPYDAKGLLAAAIEDEDPVLYFEHKAAYRSLKGEVPEERYLIPIGKADLKRTGKDLSIITYGLTVTYALKAAETLEQEGISVEVLDLRTIRPLDVEMILDTAKKTGKVLIVHEDNLTGGVGGEVSALIAEHALFYLDAPIRRLAGPDVPAMPYSPPLEHAFMVTTDKITEAARDLAKF
- a CDS encoding thiamine pyrophosphate-dependent dehydrogenase E1 component subunit alpha codes for the protein MASINLTPELLKEMYYYMALSRALDDRMWILNRQGRAPVVYSANGHEAAQVGSVMALNRGEDWIVPYYRDLAMVLAYGETPREVMLHLLGRADDPNSGGRQMPAHWGLKRRHIFTTGSVVATQDVHATGLALASKILKDGRVAMASFGEGSTSQGEFHEALNFAAVHKLPVIFLNENNGYAISVPARKQMAIMDVAARAQGYGMPGVIVDGNDPVKVYEVTAEAVERARRGEGPTLIEAKTYRFVPHSSDDDDRAYRSREEVAEWKKRDPVITFEKRLLDEKIMTPDELKAMQQRIKDEVNDATDFAEKAPLPDPSTLGRYVYAE
- a CDS encoding gamma-glutamyltransferase family protein, which produces MNVKAQCPNASVWASHAMVASGHPLASQAGLKMLHQGGNAVDAAIAMAFATGVLMPDMAGLGGEAFVLYQAPNREITAYLGSGWLPIGYDESKLPKSLTLPLHQGASVSVPGALDLYWRLHQDGGRLPWSLVIEPAKRLAEEGFPVDTRLAQSLQEMTVLQEEAPSCQSVFFPQGQPLAEGELLKQPALANTLQLLQEQGRDGFYRGEIAHDIVQAVAEAGGFLDYRDLHTHETETAKPLSLSFGPYTIYQTPPPSQGVVMLEALAMLGPDFPKDWRQTGSNVHRVIESLRWAFYDRREYLGDPLWQHFDPYQLLTEQWIDKRRAGISSRASSIDTHLKEGDTTSLLAVDDEGHVVSFIHSLALSFGSYVFVPQRGFFLNNRAGRSFNRIVGHPNQATPGKRPMHTLNTYIVTSGDQFYLAGNTPGGDGQPQWNLMILLDLLQAQALPHEAVSAPRLTIGPATDAHTLSQQSYVALESRFAPHVIDDLRKRGHNVRVLGPLSGGGSAQVIMRRSGNWVGASDPRGIGQTLGY
- a CDS encoding nucleotide pyrophosphohydrolase; translation: MTIQEMQQQVDAWISQFEEGYFSPSTMILRLAEELGELAREVNHVYGEKPKKASEPDGSIAMELGDMLFVLVSFANSLHLDLTDVFQAVMTKFQTRDQNRWTKKSAESANPSHFDVQKGG